In a single window of the Paenibacillus sp. MMS20-IR301 genome:
- a CDS encoding IclR family transcriptional regulator, whose protein sequence is MEDRKLTVRAVERALDILLCFTGDSDYDLSLTEISARIGLHKSTVHRLLTTLAEKGFLQRDESTEKYRLGIRIWELSTHLPTLNEPAVLLLPAMERLRDRLGETVSLYLRDNLERVRIQAVQSKQAIRRVAQIGARLPLSVGASSKVLAAYAPHEVQVRLLADPTWPEAVERSRYLEQLKEVTRCGYATSFEEREPGAAAVAVPIVGRGGSVVAALSLSGPVSRLSRETLEEYAVILAEAAAEMGLMMV, encoded by the coding sequence TTGGAAGACCGGAAACTGACTGTGCGCGCCGTAGAACGGGCGCTGGATATATTGCTCTGCTTTACCGGGGATAGTGACTACGACCTTAGCCTGACTGAGATTTCCGCCAGGATCGGCCTGCATAAAAGCACGGTGCACCGTCTGCTGACAACGCTTGCGGAGAAAGGGTTCCTGCAACGGGATGAAAGTACGGAGAAGTACCGCCTGGGGATCCGCATCTGGGAGCTGTCCACCCATTTGCCGACCCTGAATGAACCGGCCGTACTGCTGCTGCCTGCTATGGAGCGGCTGCGAGACCGGCTGGGCGAGACCGTCAGCCTGTATCTGCGCGATAATCTGGAGCGCGTCCGCATTCAGGCCGTGCAGAGCAAGCAGGCGATCCGCCGCGTAGCGCAGATTGGCGCCAGACTTCCGCTCTCTGTAGGTGCTTCAAGCAAGGTGCTGGCTGCCTACGCGCCACATGAGGTGCAGGTGCGCCTGCTGGCTGACCCGACATGGCCTGAAGCCGTAGAACGGAGCCGTTATCTGGAGCAGCTGAAGGAGGTTACCCGCTGCGGGTATGCGACAAGCTTCGAGGAACGGGAGCCGGGGGCAGCGGCAGTTGCAGTGCCGATTGTCGGGCGCGGGGGCAGTGTGGTAGCTGCGCTGTCGCTTTCCGGTCCGGTCAGCCGGCTGTCACGGGAGACGCTGGAGGAATATGCCGTAATACTGGCAGAGGCGGCAGCTGAAATGGGCCTGATGATGGTATGA
- a CDS encoding alpha/beta fold hydrolase: MDLATSHPGAPVSRIPAENKPNAAPVISLRMIRIKHIVVALLLSVFFFFVFCFIALHGYIAWVLSNPTVAPIYSNPYLAKGLTYEEITFPAQDGSRMMQGWYIPSEGAAKTIIFSHGYGANREESWVPMYDLAHYAHSLNFNVVMFDYGFASGSNKDIATGGKKESQQLLGAISFAKDKGAEEIVVWGFSMGAGTALQAGLVTEDVDAMILDSTFLLEPDTLYHNIKQNIDLPRQPSLAIMELLFPVLNGTGLDQIPYSKVKSEDYPFPVLFMHGTLDDKAPYPIAEELAANQSSPYSDSWIIEGSHHELLFREHPREYLRRVSAFLGNVQLAKDSKDSGNSTASK; encoded by the coding sequence ATGGATCTGGCAACAAGTCACCCCGGCGCGCCGGTCTCCCGTATACCTGCTGAGAACAAGCCTAATGCAGCACCTGTAATTTCATTACGGATGATACGCATTAAACATATTGTTGTAGCTTTGCTTTTATCTGTTTTCTTCTTCTTTGTCTTCTGCTTCATCGCTCTGCACGGCTATATCGCCTGGGTGCTCTCGAACCCGACAGTAGCCCCGATCTACTCGAATCCTTATCTGGCCAAAGGGCTTACTTATGAGGAGATCACCTTTCCTGCACAGGACGGCAGCCGAATGATGCAGGGCTGGTATATCCCGTCTGAGGGAGCAGCCAAAACCATCATCTTCAGCCACGGCTACGGTGCTAACCGCGAGGAGAGCTGGGTGCCGATGTATGACCTGGCCCATTATGCACACAGCCTGAACTTTAACGTGGTTATGTTCGATTACGGCTTCGCCTCAGGGAGCAACAAGGATATCGCTACCGGCGGTAAAAAAGAATCCCAGCAGCTGCTCGGAGCGATCTCGTTCGCCAAGGACAAGGGGGCGGAGGAAATTGTAGTGTGGGGCTTCTCCATGGGAGCCGGCACCGCCCTGCAGGCCGGCCTTGTCACAGAGGATGTGGATGCCATGATTCTGGACAGCACCTTCCTGCTGGAGCCTGATACTTTATATCACAATATCAAGCAGAATATAGACCTTCCCCGCCAGCCCTCACTGGCGATTATGGAACTGCTGTTCCCGGTGCTGAACGGCACAGGGCTTGACCAGATTCCTTATTCCAAGGTGAAATCCGAGGATTATCCGTTCCCGGTCCTGTTCATGCATGGTACCTTGGATGATAAGGCTCCGTACCCGATTGCCGAGGAACTGGCCGCGAACCAGAGCAGCCCCTATTCCGACTCATGGATTATAGAGGGCAGCCATCATGAGCTGCTGTTCCGCGAGCATCCGCGCGAGTACCTGCGCCGTGTCTCTGCCTTCCTGGGCAATGTGCAGCTGGCCAAAGACAGTAAAGACAGCGGGAATTCTACCGCAAGCAAATAA
- a CDS encoding Fe-Mn family superoxide dismutase encodes MQYVSSSHLPVQILSEIAFWKNQEKEHAGFILQLAPALEERYVKLLQEWTVVFLATEQAALQLLGIIQSSAAGGPGNLAAETDQLRLAACGQSSEFIRQLRMLLEADGAAGVFPAGGALLEHFIRESEYLLAVLSALSAARQETGGLQENLLENNDSSKETAAQQLPLWESRDPESVPIGGHTLPPLPYAYNALEPYIDEKTMIIHHDKHHQSYVDGLNKAENKLAEARRNNDYDLVKHWERELAFNGAGHYLHTIFWNVMSPQGGGRPAGALLDAIQRSFGSYEAFKAQFTEAANKVEGGGWAILVWSPRSRRLEILTAEKHQNLSQWDIVPLLVLDVWEHAYYLKHQNNRADYIRDWWKVVNWPYVAERYNAARKLVWQPF; translated from the coding sequence ATGCAATATGTATCAAGTTCACACCTGCCAGTGCAGATTCTAAGTGAAATCGCCTTTTGGAAAAACCAGGAGAAGGAGCATGCCGGCTTCATTCTTCAGCTTGCCCCTGCGCTGGAGGAGCGTTATGTAAAGCTGCTTCAGGAATGGACCGTTGTCTTCCTGGCAACAGAGCAGGCGGCATTGCAGCTGCTCGGAATTATACAGTCTTCTGCAGCCGGAGGGCCGGGCAACCTTGCCGCTGAAACCGATCAGCTGCGGCTTGCAGCATGCGGCCAGTCCAGCGAATTCATCCGGCAGCTGAGAATGCTGCTGGAGGCGGATGGCGCTGCAGGCGTATTCCCTGCCGGCGGAGCGCTGCTGGAGCATTTCATCCGCGAATCGGAATACCTCCTTGCCGTACTGTCAGCTCTGAGTGCTGCCCGGCAGGAAACCGGAGGACTGCAGGAGAACTTGCTTGAGAATAATGATTCTTCCAAGGAAACAGCAGCCCAGCAGCTGCCGCTCTGGGAATCCCGTGATCCGGAATCCGTCCCAATCGGCGGACATACCCTCCCTCCGCTCCCCTATGCCTATAATGCACTGGAGCCTTATATTGACGAGAAGACAATGATTATACATCACGACAAGCACCATCAGAGTTATGTTGACGGACTGAATAAAGCGGAGAATAAGCTGGCCGAAGCGCGCAGGAATAACGACTACGATCTGGTTAAGCACTGGGAGCGGGAGCTGGCCTTTAACGGCGCGGGCCATTATCTGCACACCATCTTCTGGAATGTAATGTCTCCGCAGGGCGGCGGCCGCCCTGCCGGGGCGCTGCTGGATGCCATTCAGCGGAGCTTCGGCAGCTATGAAGCCTTCAAGGCCCAGTTTACAGAAGCGGCGAATAAGGTTGAAGGCGGCGGCTGGGCCATTCTGGTCTGGAGTCCGCGCAGCCGCAGGCTGGAAATTCTGACAGCCGAGAAGCATCAGAATTTGTCCCAATGGGATATTGTACCGCTGCTGGTGCTGGATGTATGGGAGCATGCTTATTACCTGAAGCATCAGAACAACCGCGCTGACTATATCCGGGACTGGTGGAAGGTTGTGAACTGGCCTTATGTGGCCGAGCGGTATAATGCTGCCCGCAAGCTGGTCTGGCAGCCTTTTTGA
- the folE gene encoding GTP cyclohydrolase I FolE — protein MEDIKGYMNGKVSVNREQIEYHVAKILELIGENTSREGLLETPARVTRMYEEIFGGYSIDPREALGVTFDESHEELVIVKDIVYYSQCEHHMAPFFGKVHIGYIPSGRIAGLSKLARLVEAVSRRLQVQERITAQIADIMTEVLNPHGVMVVVEGEHLCMCARGVKKPGSKTVTMATRGSFREDAAARAEFLALIKE, from the coding sequence ATGGAGGACATCAAGGGATACATGAACGGGAAGGTTTCTGTAAACCGTGAGCAAATCGAGTATCATGTTGCAAAAATTTTGGAATTGATCGGTGAGAACACCAGCCGTGAAGGCTTACTGGAAACACCGGCCAGAGTTACCCGGATGTACGAAGAAATATTCGGCGGGTATTCCATTGACCCCCGCGAGGCACTGGGTGTCACATTTGACGAGTCTCATGAAGAGCTTGTAATTGTGAAGGATATTGTCTATTACAGCCAGTGTGAGCATCATATGGCGCCTTTCTTCGGTAAGGTGCATATTGGTTACATCCCCAGCGGACGGATTGCCGGCCTAAGCAAGCTGGCCCGGCTAGTAGAAGCAGTAAGCCGTCGCCTGCAGGTGCAGGAGCGCATTACAGCGCAAATTGCCGACATCATGACCGAGGTGCTGAATCCCCATGGGGTTATGGTAGTGGTCGAGGGAGAGCATCTCTGCATGTGCGCACGGGGCGTGAAGAAGCCGGGCAGTAAGACGGTTACAATGGCGACCCGGGGCAGCTTCCGTGAGGATGCTGCCGCGCGTGCTGAGTTTCTTGCTTTGATTAAGGAATAG
- a CDS encoding YneF family protein translates to MNIALPIITLVVGLIGGFFIGVYYLRRQMTTMQNDPEMLQKVAKQMGYNLNGKQMQRAQQMMKNSNPPGRAPSASKGPARKKK, encoded by the coding sequence ATGAATATTGCGTTGCCTATTATTACGCTTGTTGTGGGTCTGATCGGCGGATTCTTTATAGGTGTGTATTATCTGCGCAGACAAATGACAACGATGCAGAATGATCCCGAAATGCTGCAGAAGGTAGCTAAGCAAATGGGATATAACCTGAATGGAAAGCAAATGCAGCGTGCACAGCAGATGATGAAGAACAGTAATCCGCCAGGACGCGCTCCGTCAGCATCCAAAGGCCCGGCCCGGAAGAAGAAATAA
- the lepB gene encoding signal peptidase I translates to MNREPDEEFMRSRKYRYRSVTHGKVKREAQREVKKRWARGMREWIITAAVIFAVMSLLNIFVFNISTVVGQSMEPTLYEGERLVINKIALSFGKPGRGEIVVLHDPSTGPGRKEYLVKRVIGIPGDIVEVRGGQLYVNGKLTDEPYIDTPIQDPDFSGLTVQKGTYFVMGDNRHAGASKDSRYFGAVAEESIVGKAAVIWWPFKQIRIL, encoded by the coding sequence ATGAACCGGGAACCCGATGAAGAATTCATGCGGAGCCGTAAATACAGATACAGATCCGTCACACACGGAAAAGTCAAACGGGAAGCTCAGCGGGAAGTCAAGAAGAGATGGGCAAGAGGGATGCGCGAGTGGATCATTACGGCGGCGGTTATATTTGCTGTAATGTCGCTGCTGAATATTTTTGTTTTCAATATATCTACTGTAGTCGGCCAGTCCATGGAGCCCACCCTGTATGAAGGGGAGAGGCTGGTTATCAATAAGATCGCCCTCAGTTTCGGCAAACCCGGCAGGGGAGAAATAGTTGTTCTGCATGATCCCAGCACGGGGCCGGGCCGGAAAGAATATCTGGTTAAGCGTGTTATCGGCATTCCCGGAGATATTGTCGAGGTGCGGGGCGGGCAGCTGTATGTGAACGGCAAGTTGACGGATGAGCCATACATTGATACCCCCATTCAGGATCCTGATTTTAGCGGACTGACTGTGCAGAAAGGGACCTACTTCGTGATGGGCGACAACAGGCATGCCGGAGCCAGTAAGGACAGCCGTTATTTCGGTGCCGTTGCTGAGGAGAGTATAGTTGGTAAAGCTGCTGTGATCTGGTGGCCGTTTAAGCAGATAAGAATTCTTTAA
- a CDS encoding GNAT family N-acetyltransferase, whose product MHVRSFQLSDVTPVTELLQTALSEECFESTIEPFSRQLSWDSDLIVVAEDEGEIIGALIGTIEKNHGCYFRIAVHPDYRRRGVGKSLVTAMENRFQTRKVSGIYVAVDEHNSFALPLYEAMGYGEDQIFKSVRKLSIVG is encoded by the coding sequence ATGCACGTTCGTTCCTTTCAATTAAGCGACGTTACTCCAGTGACTGAACTGCTGCAGACCGCATTATCGGAAGAATGTTTCGAGAGCACGATTGAGCCTTTCTCCAGGCAGCTTTCATGGGATTCGGATCTCATTGTAGTTGCGGAGGACGAAGGGGAAATCATCGGCGCACTGATTGGTACGATTGAGAAGAATCATGGCTGTTATTTCCGTATTGCTGTACATCCGGATTATCGCCGCAGAGGAGTCGGCAAGAGTCTTGTAACTGCAATGGAGAACAGATTCCAGACGCGTAAGGTCAGCGGGATTTATGTAGCCGTTGATGAGCATAATTCCTTCGCACTGCCGCTGTATGAGGCCATGGGTTATGGCGAGGACCAGATCTTCAAATCTGTACGTAAGCTAAGCATTGTAGGCTAG
- a CDS encoding superoxide dismutase: protein MAFQLPALPYPNNALEPHIDALTMEIHHDRHHNTYVTNLNAALEKAPELQDKSIDELLTDLNAVPEAIRTAVRNNGGGHANHTLFWEVIGPNGGGAPAGALAAAIDSELGGFDKFKEDFATAATTRFGSGWAWLVVKDGKLAVTSTPNQDNPISEGATPILGLDVWEHAYYLNYQNKRPDYIKAFWNVVNWEEVGKRYESAK, encoded by the coding sequence ATGGCATTTCAATTACCGGCACTTCCTTATCCAAACAACGCACTTGAACCACACATCGATGCTCTGACGATGGAGATTCACCACGACAGGCACCATAACACTTATGTGACGAACCTGAACGCCGCACTGGAAAAGGCACCCGAACTGCAAGACAAGAGCATTGACGAGCTGCTGACTGACCTGAACGCTGTACCTGAAGCTATCCGTACTGCTGTCCGCAACAACGGCGGCGGCCATGCTAACCACACTTTATTCTGGGAAGTTATCGGACCGAACGGCGGCGGTGCACCAGCCGGAGCACTCGCAGCAGCGATTGACAGTGAACTGGGCGGATTCGATAAATTCAAAGAAGACTTCGCAACTGCAGCAACTACCCGTTTCGGCAGCGGCTGGGCCTGGCTCGTCGTGAAGGACGGCAAACTGGCGGTTACCAGCACACCTAACCAGGATAACCCGATCAGCGAAGGCGCTACTCCAATCCTCGGCCTCGATGTATGGGAGCACGCGTACTACCTGAACTACCAGAACAAACGCCCTGACTACATCAAAGCGTTCTGGAACGTTGTAAACTGGGAAGAAGTCGGCAAACGCTACGAAAGCGCAAAATAA
- the mutY gene encoding A/G-specific adenine glycosylase: MTTNEQHDAQQAAKLYFSRNLLEWYHGQKRDLPWRRHRNPYYIWISEIMLQQTRVDTVIPYFNRFIERFPTVESLADAPEEDVLKCWEGLGYYSRARNLQHAAKQVKEQYGGQVPDDRDAVFALKGVGPYTAGAILSIAFNRPEPAVDGNVMRVLSRYFLIEDDIAKGATRIRMERLAAELIPEGEASHFNQALMELGALICTPKSPRCLPCPVMEHCSARLSGCETSLPVKTKAKPPRPEERLAALVEGRGAHAGRVLIRQRPQSGLLARMWELPHFPAQPAEGGASGALLPESAAQDRLRRSLLQAGIFARPEGHWMAAEHTFSHIVWTLQVYRCREEAALPLAAEGRAGYAAASAADPAGSSGLFAGEAAAAERFADGAGNPEDAGAVRWISRSDMANYAFPNVFLKLLNAYFDEQESGAE; encoded by the coding sequence ATGACAACGAATGAACAGCACGATGCGCAGCAGGCAGCCAAATTGTATTTCAGCCGTAATCTGCTCGAGTGGTATCACGGACAGAAACGGGACTTGCCGTGGCGCCGCCACCGGAATCCTTATTATATCTGGATTTCAGAAATTATGCTTCAGCAGACGAGGGTCGATACAGTAATACCTTACTTCAACCGTTTCATAGAACGTTTCCCTACGGTAGAGTCGCTTGCTGATGCACCGGAGGAGGATGTGCTGAAATGCTGGGAAGGACTGGGTTATTATTCCCGTGCCCGGAATCTGCAGCATGCGGCGAAGCAGGTGAAGGAACAATACGGCGGCCAGGTTCCTGATGACCGTGATGCCGTATTCGCCCTCAAGGGCGTAGGCCCGTATACGGCAGGCGCTATTCTCAGCATTGCCTTCAACCGGCCGGAGCCGGCGGTCGACGGCAATGTCATGCGGGTACTGTCCCGCTACTTCCTGATTGAGGATGATATCGCCAAGGGAGCTACCCGCATCCGGATGGAGCGCCTGGCGGCAGAGCTGATCCCGGAGGGGGAGGCCTCGCACTTCAATCAGGCGCTGATGGAGCTTGGGGCGCTGATCTGCACGCCGAAATCACCGCGCTGTCTGCCCTGTCCGGTGATGGAGCACTGCTCAGCGCGCCTCTCGGGCTGCGAGACCTCGCTGCCCGTCAAGACCAAGGCTAAGCCGCCGCGTCCCGAAGAGCGGCTGGCGGCCCTGGTGGAGGGCCGCGGTGCGCACGCGGGCCGGGTGCTCATCCGGCAGCGGCCACAGAGCGGGCTTCTGGCCCGCATGTGGGAGCTGCCGCATTTCCCGGCGCAGCCTGCGGAGGGCGGCGCCTCCGGCGCGCTGCTGCCGGAGAGCGCAGCGCAGGACCGGCTGCGCCGGTCCCTGCTTCAGGCCGGGATCTTCGCCCGGCCTGAAGGGCACTGGATGGCTGCGGAGCACACATTCAGCCATATTGTGTGGACCCTGCAGGTATACCGCTGTAGGGAGGAGGCAGCCCTGCCGCTGGCGGCGGAAGGGCGTGCCGGATACGCCGCAGCGAGTGCTGCTGACCCCGCCGGATCCTCAGGACTATTCGCGGGAGAGGCTGCTGCGGCGGAGCGGTTCGCAGACGGTGCAGGCAATCCAGAGGATGCAGGTGCAGTCCGGTGGATCAGCCGCAGCGATATGGCCAATTATGCGTTTCCCAATGTGTTCCTGAAGCTGCTCAACGCCTATTTTGATGAGCAGGAGAGCGGGGCTGAGTAA
- the acpS gene encoding holo-ACP synthase, whose translation MIYGIGNDVLEIRRIAAVLSRGAGNGFLQRILTVSERDLAAARKGKAAEFAAGRFAAKEAVVKALGCGIGAAVGFQDIEILPDSLGKPVVSLSAEAWGRLQLSAAQHIIHLTITHSGELASAFAVVERVEQAEL comes from the coding sequence GTGATTTATGGAATCGGAAATGATGTGCTGGAAATCCGGCGGATTGCAGCAGTACTGTCAAGAGGGGCGGGAAACGGATTTTTGCAGCGTATTCTGACAGTAAGTGAGCGTGATCTCGCAGCAGCACGGAAGGGAAAGGCTGCTGAATTCGCCGCAGGGCGGTTTGCGGCCAAGGAAGCGGTCGTGAAAGCACTGGGCTGCGGAATCGGGGCTGCGGTGGGATTCCAGGATATCGAGATCCTCCCTGACAGCCTGGGCAAGCCGGTCGTTTCGCTGTCTGCGGAGGCCTGGGGCCGGCTGCAGCTCTCTGCGGCGCAGCATATCATCCATCTGACGATTACGCACAGCGGCGAATTGGCCTCAGCCTTCGCTGTAGTGGAGCGGGTGGAGCAGGCGGAATTATAG
- a CDS encoding alpha/beta fold hydrolase — MNRNFQLPAGEDAVLRCSHFPARDTAKSLIVIAHGYKGFKDWGMFPYVAAALSQEHEVITFNFSHSGIGEDLLNFTELDKFARNTYSREIKDMEILLSYLSQHHKFGSLPLFLLGHSRGGGDCLLYALDHPGDVTGVISWNGITDLDLFTEEQKVEMRGRGRAFVLNGRTGQQMPLDAVLLDDLEQQAERYNLLKRLSASSFPAVLIQGSRDGERLRRGSEQLTGLRPDIPWVQIPGGDHTFGSVHPFAGTTPQLEQAISASLEFISRVLAG, encoded by the coding sequence ATGAACCGTAATTTCCAGCTGCCCGCCGGAGAAGACGCAGTGCTGCGCTGCTCGCATTTCCCCGCCCGGGATACAGCCAAAAGCCTGATTGTAATTGCCCACGGTTATAAGGGCTTTAAGGATTGGGGAATGTTTCCTTATGTTGCAGCAGCACTCAGCCAGGAGCATGAGGTAATTACCTTTAATTTCTCGCATTCCGGCATCGGAGAAGATCTGCTGAATTTCACCGAACTCGACAAATTCGCCCGCAACACCTATAGCCGCGAAATCAAGGATATGGAAATCCTGTTATCTTACCTTAGCCAGCACCACAAATTCGGCAGCCTGCCGCTGTTCCTGCTGGGCCATAGCCGCGGGGGCGGCGATTGCCTGCTGTATGCACTGGACCATCCGGGAGACGTTACCGGTGTAATCTCCTGGAACGGCATTACCGACCTTGACCTGTTCACGGAAGAACAGAAGGTTGAGATGCGCGGCCGCGGCCGCGCCTTCGTGCTTAACGGCCGCACCGGACAGCAAATGCCGCTCGACGCCGTACTCCTCGATGACCTGGAGCAGCAGGCTGAGCGCTATAACCTGCTTAAGCGGCTGTCCGCCTCCAGCTTCCCGGCAGTCCTGATTCAGGGCAGCCGGGATGGTGAACGGCTTCGCCGCGGCTCAGAGCAGCTGACCGGGCTGCGTCCGGATATCCCCTGGGTCCAGATTCCCGGCGGCGACCATACCTTCGGAAGTGTACATCCGTTCGCGGGCACGACTCCCCAGCTGGAGCAGGCGATATCCGCCTCGCTGGAGTTTATCAGCCGGGTTTTGGCCGGATAA
- the nadE gene encoding ammonia-dependent NAD(+) synthetase codes for MSMQEEIIAALGVKPVIEVEAEIRKRVDFLKAYARQAGAKGLLIAISGGIDSAVAAGLCKLATDELTAEEGQEYITLGVFQPYGEQEDIEHSYAVAKAFALTHTAETNIEEAVNEIALEVEHSLKALGQHRHITHQGKGNVKARTRMVMQYALAFENNLLVVGTDHASEAITGFYTKWGDGAVDITPLSSLNKRQVRQLAAALGVPADIVTKAPTAGLWPGQTDETELGLTYEDNSDYLEGKAVPAGVAEKLEAYYRRTAHKRNVIPGI; via the coding sequence GTGAGTATGCAGGAAGAGATTATTGCCGCCTTGGGTGTCAAGCCGGTAATTGAAGTCGAGGCGGAGATCCGCAAACGGGTTGATTTTCTGAAAGCGTATGCGCGTCAGGCCGGGGCAAAAGGGCTGCTGATCGCCATCAGCGGCGGCATTGACAGTGCTGTAGCAGCGGGGCTGTGCAAGCTGGCAACGGACGAGCTGACCGCAGAAGAAGGACAGGAATATATCACACTTGGCGTATTCCAGCCTTACGGCGAGCAGGAGGATATTGAGCACAGCTATGCTGTGGCCAAGGCCTTTGCCTTAACGCACACCGCGGAGACCAATATTGAGGAAGCTGTGAATGAAATTGCGCTGGAGGTCGAGCACAGCCTGAAGGCGCTGGGGCAGCACCGCCATATTACCCACCAGGGGAAAGGGAATGTGAAGGCGAGAACACGTATGGTTATGCAGTACGCACTGGCCTTCGAGAACAACCTGCTGGTCGTTGGAACAGATCATGCTTCCGAAGCTATAACAGGCTTTTATACGAAATGGGGCGACGGGGCAGTTGATATTACTCCGCTGTCTTCACTGAACAAACGGCAGGTGCGACAGCTGGCTGCGGCTCTTGGTGTTCCTGCGGATATTGTGACCAAAGCACCGACAGCCGGACTCTGGCCGGGCCAGACGGATGAGACGGAGCTTGGCCTGACCTATGAGGATAACAGCGATTATCTGGAGGGCAAAGCAGTGCCTGCCGGAGTGGCAGAGAAGCTTGAAGCGTATTACCGCAGAACGGCGCATAAGCGTAATGTCATACCGGGGATCTAA
- a CDS encoding BrxA/BrxB family bacilliredoxin codes for MSMSFNQYMRDSIQPMRDDLTSIGFQELLTPEDVEAAFPVAKGTSLVVINSVCGCAAGQCRPGVAQALQNEILPDHLFTVFAGQEKEATAKAREYFAPYPPSSPSIALLKDGELVHFIERHGVEDRSAAEIAAELKDVFDRLCN; via the coding sequence ATGTCCATGTCTTTTAATCAATATATGAGAGATTCCATTCAGCCTATGCGCGATGATCTGACAAGTATCGGGTTTCAGGAGCTGTTGACTCCGGAGGATGTTGAAGCTGCTTTTCCGGTTGCCAAAGGAACCTCGCTTGTAGTCATTAACTCCGTCTGCGGTTGTGCTGCCGGCCAGTGCCGTCCTGGAGTAGCTCAGGCATTGCAGAACGAGATCCTTCCGGATCACCTGTTCACCGTGTTTGCCGGCCAGGAGAAGGAAGCTACAGCCAAGGCGCGTGAGTATTTCGCTCCGTATCCGCCATCCTCACCATCCATCGCACTGCTGAAGGACGGCGAGCTGGTTCATTTCATTGAACGCCATGGCGTTGAAGACCGTTCGGCTGCCGAGATTGCTGCGGAGCTGAAGGATGTTTTCGACCGTCTGTGCAACTAG